In Desulfovibrio sp. ZJ209, one genomic interval encodes:
- a CDS encoding glycosyltransferase produces MNIALKGHFLREGLRLNGHHVHNLVIRKGETLADALRAAPAPVDLVIWELFGAASDIQALGPCEQPMAAFCIDTPLNAFWLRPCVQNFDAVFVDQPQCVADFAGLAPHVSWLPLPAHTSYFQPPRPKKYDITFIGTTNAERLKRNNLLRLLRSHFELNVLTGLTIAESQEVFAASKIVLNENFFPGLTLRVLQGLAAGAAVFTERSPFGHDFGLTDFQDLVFYTPDSLLERMTEVLANYGRYAGLGAHGQETCRALYGSGPVAAELLARIPTGRRWDGPAHAEAARWHRITSELLYAQRFGGDFSRTVRALQEVARSSPGKAACAELLLGDVEARVKKGRDARAHYLRALELDPASPARLKLALLDIRQNELAAARAGLLAYARATPLGLAKVPEASLAGPPTPQGLLTLAGELAFAFGRRWDMGFNKDFPDPVPDTAFELARMSWELAPTPDALDLMRRCLPQHMRGELLPLLLAALKKGLLPDVQILETARTAYEYYDHETPATIMAALRKTK; encoded by the coding sequence ATGAACATCGCCTTGAAGGGCCATTTCTTGCGCGAAGGGCTCAGGCTCAACGGCCACCATGTCCACAATCTCGTCATCAGGAAGGGCGAGACCCTTGCGGACGCCCTCAGGGCCGCGCCCGCGCCCGTGGACCTCGTGATCTGGGAGCTCTTCGGCGCCGCTTCGGACATCCAGGCCCTCGGCCCCTGCGAGCAGCCCATGGCGGCGTTCTGCATCGACACGCCGCTCAACGCCTTCTGGCTGCGCCCCTGCGTGCAAAATTTCGACGCGGTCTTCGTGGACCAGCCCCAGTGCGTGGCGGATTTCGCCGGCTTGGCACCCCACGTCTCCTGGCTGCCCCTGCCGGCGCATACTTCCTATTTCCAGCCGCCGCGGCCGAAAAAGTACGATATCACCTTTATCGGCACCACCAATGCCGAACGCCTGAAGCGCAACAATCTCCTCAGGCTGCTTCGGTCGCACTTTGAGCTCAACGTCCTCACCGGGCTCACCATAGCGGAAAGCCAGGAGGTCTTTGCCGCGTCGAAGATCGTCCTCAACGAGAACTTCTTCCCCGGCCTCACCCTGCGCGTTTTGCAGGGCCTGGCGGCCGGCGCGGCCGTTTTCACCGAGCGCTCGCCCTTTGGGCACGATTTCGGCCTCACGGACTTTCAGGACCTCGTCTTCTACACGCCGGACAGCCTCCTCGAGCGCATGACGGAGGTGCTCGCCAACTACGGGCGCTACGCCGGACTTGGCGCGCACGGGCAGGAGACGTGCCGCGCCCTCTATGGGAGCGGCCCCGTGGCGGCGGAACTCCTGGCCCGCATCCCCACGGGGCGCCGGTGGGACGGCCCGGCGCACGCCGAAGCGGCCCGGTGGCACAGGATCACTTCGGAGCTGCTCTATGCGCAGCGCTTCGGGGGTGACTTTTCGCGCACCGTGCGGGCGCTTCAGGAAGTCGCGCGTTCCTCGCCGGGCAAGGCGGCCTGCGCGGAGCTCCTGCTCGGCGACGTAGAGGCGCGGGTGAAAAAAGGGAGGGACGCCCGCGCGCACTACCTGAGGGCGCTGGAGCTGGACCCGGCAAGCCCCGCGCGCCTCAAGCTGGCCCTGCTGGACATCCGCCAAAACGAGCTCGCCGCCGCCCGGGCCGGGCTGCTGGCCTATGCGCGTGCCACGCCGCTCGGCCTGGCAAAAGTCCCGGAAGCGTCCCTCGCGGGCCCCCCGACGCCCCAAGGCCTGCTCACGCTGGCCGGGGAGCTCGCTTTCGCCTTCGGCCGGCGGTGGGACATGGGCTTCAACAAGGATTTCCCCGACCCGGTGCCGGACACGGCCTTCGAGCTCGCCCGCATGTCGTGGGAGCTGGCGCCCACGCCCGACGCCCTTGACCTCATGCGGCGGTGCCTGCCGCAGCACATGCGGGGCGAGCTTTTGCCGCTCCTGCTCGCGGCCCTGAAAAAGGGCCTGCTCCCGGATGTGCAGATCCTCGAGACGGCCCGCACGGCCTATGAGTACTACGACCACGAGACGCCCGCGACCATCATGGCGGCCCTGCGCAAGACGAAATAG
- a CDS encoding multidrug effflux MFS transporter: protein MADTAAAKNAAHPASPSPATAGTEQEGRGYFLFLLCFLAAMSAFPSMVNDLYLPTLPAMRAEFHTSRPVVQLGLSFVMIGLGLGGLVWGPLSDKIGRKPVLFVSLGMFIVFSGVSVFSPSIAFFLGCRLFQGLGASGAVMLSKTIPADMYTGRALAKIMSTVGAINGIAPVSGPLLGGFMARAIGWRGIFLVLTGIGLVMILLTFFFRESLAPRNRDRGPWRALFGEYLPLLKNRPFMIHVILKSAALGVLFCYISSGPFIIQERYGFDAMQFGLIFGLNAMAVVLGATLSVRFRTMKKAAITGAAGMVAFACLEAGAISFLDSIWVFEGLIVPMLFFSGIVFAASNTLAMTEGRLSAGAASAILGLGGYVFGFIVSPLVGMGDIQLSTSIGMTVCALICLLYAWFAYQLPASKIQP, encoded by the coding sequence ATGGCCGACACAGCAGCCGCAAAAAACGCCGCGCACCCGGCCAGCCCTTCCCCCGCCACGGCCGGAACCGAGCAGGAGGGCCGCGGCTACTTTCTCTTCCTCCTCTGTTTTCTCGCGGCCATGAGCGCCTTCCCCTCCATGGTCAACGACCTCTACCTGCCCACCTTGCCGGCCATGCGCGCCGAGTTCCACACCTCCAGGCCCGTGGTGCAGCTCGGGCTCTCCTTCGTCATGATCGGCCTCGGGCTCGGGGGCCTCGTCTGGGGGCCGCTCAGCGACAAGATCGGCCGCAAACCCGTGCTCTTCGTGTCGCTTGGCATGTTCATCGTCTTTTCCGGGGTGAGCGTGTTTTCGCCAAGCATCGCGTTCTTTCTCGGCTGCCGCCTGTTCCAGGGGCTCGGCGCCTCGGGCGCGGTCATGCTCTCCAAGACCATCCCGGCGGACATGTACACCGGCCGCGCGCTCGCCAAGATCATGTCCACGGTGGGCGCCATCAACGGCATAGCGCCGGTCTCCGGGCCGCTTCTGGGCGGCTTCATGGCCAGGGCCATCGGCTGGCGCGGCATCTTCCTCGTGCTCACCGGCATCGGCCTCGTCATGATCCTTCTCACCTTCTTCTTCCGCGAGAGCCTCGCCCCCAGGAATCGCGACCGCGGCCCGTGGCGCGCGCTTTTCGGCGAATACCTGCCCCTGCTCAAAAACCGGCCCTTCATGATCCATGTGATCCTCAAAAGCGCGGCCTTGGGCGTGCTCTTCTGCTACATCTCCTCCGGGCCCTTCATCATCCAGGAGCGCTACGGCTTCGACGCCATGCAGTTCGGCCTCATTTTCGGCCTCAACGCCATGGCCGTGGTGCTCGGCGCCACCCTTTCCGTGCGCTTCCGTACCATGAAAAAAGCCGCCATCACCGGCGCCGCCGGCATGGTGGCCTTCGCCTGCCTTGAGGCGGGCGCCATCTCCTTCCTCGACAGCATCTGGGTCTTCGAGGGGCTTATCGTGCCCATGCTCTTCTTTTCGGGCATCGTGTTCGCCGCCTCCAACACGCTCGCCATGACCGAGGGGCGCCTTTCCGCCGGCGCGGCCTCGGCCATCCTAGGGCTCGGCGGCTATGTGTTCGGCTTCATCGTCTCGCCGCTGGTGGGCATGGGCGACATCCAGCTCTCCACCTCCATCGGCATGACCGTGTGCGCGCTGATCTGCCTGCTCTACGCCTGGTTCGCCTACCAGCTGCCGGCGAGCAAGATCCAGCCCTGA
- a CDS encoding isochorismatase family cysteine hydrolase produces the protein MLLQAHSAILVVDMLNDFVLPGAPMRVEGALATVPAIARFLAYGRENQWAVIYVNREHRASGIDAEMTRRHFFEEGQPFCVPATPGAQVVDALAPAPEDIIVTKQRFSAFVGTDLDMVLRGLGVSTVFVTGTQYPNCIRATAVDAMGLDYLTIVCTDCCSAATPAVAEANVYDLTMMGITCAPSTRYME, from the coding sequence ATGCTGCTCCAGGCCCACAGCGCCATCCTCGTGGTGGACATGCTCAACGATTTCGTCCTGCCCGGCGCGCCCATGCGCGTGGAAGGCGCTCTCGCCACCGTGCCGGCCATTGCGCGCTTCCTCGCCTACGGGCGCGAGAACCAGTGGGCGGTGATCTATGTGAACCGCGAGCACCGCGCCTCCGGCATCGATGCCGAGATGACGCGCCGCCACTTCTTCGAGGAGGGGCAGCCCTTCTGCGTGCCGGCCACCCCTGGCGCGCAGGTGGTGGACGCGCTCGCGCCCGCGCCAGAAGACATCATCGTCACCAAGCAGCGCTTCAGCGCCTTTGTGGGCACGGACCTCGACATGGTGCTCCGCGGGCTCGGCGTGAGCACCGTGTTCGTGACCGGGACGCAGTACCCCAACTGCATCCGCGCCACGGCCGTGGACGCCATGGGGCTCGACTACCTGACCATCGTCTGCACGGACTGCTGCTCCGCGGCCACGCCGGCCGTGGCCGAGGCCAATGTCTATGACCTCACCATGATGGGCATCACGTGCGCGCCGTCCACGCGGTACATGGAGTGA
- a CDS encoding aldehyde dehydrogenase family protein, with protein MNELSYKALPALHGEMRAFFATGATLAPAFRKARLRGLAAAVRRREADITAALHADLGKPAVEAYLTEIAETLDAADYYAARAARFSRPRRVWPGRTILPAFCKVHPEPFGVALVFSPWNYPFQLSLIPLICAVAAGNCAVLKPSKQSPATGRLLRELVAECFDAGHCRVVLDAPEAPGAPPEQTANALLALPWDFIFYTGSPRVGHVIMESAARHLTPVCLELGGKSPVIVPKDADLGVAARRIAWGKILNAGQTCVAPDYLLADAAILDELVTAIEQEFGRFLGPDPLASPDYGRIVSPAAFDRLSGLAERCGVALRADRERLKIAPVVFKTGLTSPALEDEIFGPLLPAVGYASLDDALSYIRANPKPLACYLFTRDKAVEARVLREVSFGGGCINDVALQASSSHLPFGGVGMSGMGRYHGRAGFDLFSNLKGVVRQWPSFDLPLRYPPYGKGRLRWLKRLLGG; from the coding sequence ATGAATGAGCTGTCATACAAGGCCCTGCCCGCCCTGCATGGAGAGATGCGGGCCTTCTTTGCCACGGGCGCCACGCTTGCGCCCGCCTTTCGCAAGGCCCGGCTGCGCGGCCTGGCCGCGGCCGTGCGCCGGCGCGAGGCGGATATCACGGCGGCACTCCACGCCGACCTTGGCAAGCCCGCCGTGGAGGCCTACCTCACCGAGATAGCGGAAACGCTGGACGCGGCGGACTATTACGCCGCCAGGGCGGCCCGCTTCAGCCGGCCGCGCCGGGTATGGCCCGGGCGCACCATCCTGCCGGCCTTCTGCAAGGTTCACCCCGAGCCCTTCGGCGTGGCGCTTGTGTTCTCGCCGTGGAACTACCCCTTCCAGCTCTCGCTCATCCCGCTCATCTGCGCGGTGGCCGCCGGCAATTGCGCGGTGCTCAAGCCCTCGAAGCAGTCCCCGGCCACGGGGCGCCTTTTGCGGGAGCTGGTCGCCGAATGCTTTGACGCCGGGCACTGCCGGGTCGTGCTCGACGCGCCGGAAGCCCCGGGCGCCCCGCCTGAGCAGACGGCCAACGCGCTCCTCGCGTTGCCGTGGGACTTTATTTTCTATACCGGCAGCCCGCGCGTGGGGCATGTCATCATGGAGAGCGCGGCCAGGCACCTCACGCCCGTGTGTCTTGAGCTCGGCGGCAAGAGCCCGGTCATCGTCCCCAAGGATGCCGACCTCGGCGTGGCCGCCCGGCGCATCGCCTGGGGCAAGATCCTCAATGCCGGCCAGACCTGCGTGGCGCCGGACTACCTGCTCGCCGACGCCGCCATCCTCGACGAGCTCGTGACGGCTATCGAACAGGAGTTCGGCCGCTTCCTCGGGCCCGACCCCCTCGCCTCGCCGGATTACGGCCGCATCGTCTCCCCGGCGGCCTTTGACCGGCTCTCCGGGCTCGCGGAACGCTGCGGCGTCGCCCTCCGCGCCGACAGGGAGCGCCTGAAGATCGCGCCCGTGGTGTTCAAGACCGGCCTCACCAGCCCGGCGCTGGAGGACGAGATCTTCGGGCCGCTCTTGCCGGCCGTCGGCTATGCGAGCCTTGACGACGCCCTGAGTTACATCCGCGCCAATCCCAAGCCGCTCGCCTGCTATCTTTTCACCCGGGACAAGGCCGTCGAGGCGCGCGTGCTGCGCGAAGTCTCCTTCGGGGGCGGCTGCATCAACGATGTGGCGCTGCAGGCGTCCTCCAGCCATCTGCCCTTCGGCGGCGTGGGCATGAGCGGCATGGGCCGCTACCACGGCCGCGCCGGCTTTGACCTGTTCAGCAACCTGAAGGGCGTGGTGCGGCAATGGCCGTCTTTCGACCTGCCGCTGCGCTATCCGCCCTACGGCAAGGGGCGCCTCAGGTGGCTGAAACGCCTGCTCGGCGGCTAG
- a CDS encoding glycosyltransferase has translation MLKCLFIMHDWAGGAEKISLNVAKCLDRATVEPTVCCLHHLPKLAAMLPEGQNFSMPAKPGLLPKLRHFWKIRQMAAESDAVVGTVQLQSILAAALLAPGKAVAWLRTDLRGKLAGKAPHVARLYKALMGWALRRSRFAVCVSEGVRRSSAALWPALAPRLRVLRNPSDLEKIRMEAQAPLPEGLEACFQKPVIIAVGRLEKEKNLPLLMEACALLRRRGRDFNLCLAGRGSQRESLERLARDVGLKDHVFFTGYQRNPYALMARSAVLALSSNREGSPNVLVEALCLGIPVVATDCPSGPDEILCGGEFGRLVPMNDAHALAGALEAVLAAPPDAAKIAAGKKRAGDFSLENAAAAWQKLLLETAAESPKKPA, from the coding sequence ATGCTCAAATGCCTGTTCATCATGCACGACTGGGCCGGCGGCGCGGAAAAGATCAGCCTCAATGTGGCCAAGTGCCTCGACAGGGCAACCGTGGAGCCCACGGTCTGCTGCCTGCACCACCTGCCAAAGCTCGCCGCCATGCTGCCGGAGGGGCAAAACTTCTCCATGCCCGCCAAGCCGGGGCTGCTGCCCAAGCTCAGGCATTTCTGGAAGATCCGCCAAATGGCGGCTGAGAGCGACGCGGTGGTCGGCACCGTGCAGCTGCAAAGCATCTTGGCGGCCGCACTGCTCGCCCCGGGCAAGGCCGTCGCCTGGCTGAGGACGGACCTGCGCGGCAAGCTCGCCGGCAAGGCCCCTCATGTGGCGCGGCTGTACAAGGCGCTCATGGGCTGGGCCTTGCGCCGCTCCCGCTTTGCGGTGTGCGTCAGCGAGGGCGTGCGCCGCTCCAGCGCCGCGCTGTGGCCCGCCCTCGCCCCGCGCCTTCGGGTGCTCAGGAACCCCTCGGACCTCGAAAAAATCCGCATGGAGGCGCAGGCGCCGCTGCCCGAGGGCCTCGAAGCCTGCTTCCAGAAGCCCGTCATCATCGCCGTGGGCCGGCTGGAGAAGGAAAAAAACCTGCCCCTGCTCATGGAGGCCTGCGCGCTTTTGCGCCGGCGCGGGCGCGACTTCAACCTCTGCCTTGCGGGCCGGGGCTCGCAAAGGGAAAGCCTTGAACGGCTGGCCCGGGATGTGGGCCTGAAAGACCATGTCTTCTTCACCGGCTACCAGCGCAACCCATATGCCCTCATGGCGCGCTCAGCCGTGCTGGCCCTGAGCTCCAACCGGGAGGGCTCCCCCAATGTGCTGGTCGAGGCGCTCTGCCTGGGCATCCCCGTGGTGGCGACCGATTGCCCGAGCGGCCCGGACGAGATTTTATGCGGCGGCGAATTTGGGCGCCTTGTGCCCATGAACGACGCGCACGCGCTGGCCGGCGCGCTGGAAGCCGTCCTTGCCGCCCCGCCCGATGCCGCCAAGATCGCGGCGGGCAAAAAGCGCGCCGGGGATTTCAGCCTCGAGAACGCGGCCGCGGCGTGGCAAAAGCTGCTGCTGGAGACCGCGGCGGAAAGCCCAAAAAAGCCGGCATAG
- a CDS encoding response regulator, with protein sequence MLHIPRHHGIFPALALVLILAWPTATEPATPSTSSGPNREVKAGIFNFEGYHSKDDEGNLEGYGMDLLRLLSEYSNLNFTFSGYDKSWQDMQEMLKNGDIDVVSTARRTPEREKIFTFSLPVGRNHTVLTRKLQNTHLRAGDYETYDGMRIGAVAGSSQNRYLPDFAKDKGFTYTLIEYESPSELSDALQKGDVDAILSSNLRKPYNETLLDIIKSDNFYIIARKENKDIIDEINHAIDQMNLNEGDWQNRLYYRHYGPDQPDQVEFSPREEEYRAAVKQGDKAITATARADNAPYSFVEDGELKGVIPEYFGRVMQVAGLPYTLVAPTAPGEAGENRAHALVMLDRLEPDRIGEDEPYHGFSTEPYLVTGVARVTRTDFNAPVRKLALPKGMPFDLPDGLLKNVETREYPTAQEALRAVQRGEADAAYVLPLTAQMFINRDPGGGLTYAILNDGGANFSIYVPASADHELGTILKKAVKGVPPATLNQLGSNYVSYRAGDMSLWHYLYANPGTMSVAACILMLAASLFLIMWLRGRWNRQLLTTTEHANQELASQLAIVEALSRDYSNVLAIDADKGSTGIIKLSGFGPGGTAESQGAERPYAELAGRYIDQKVHPEDRDYLRDALSLETIRRQLAEKEEYSGTYRIVEDGETQYFQFTFVRPHENGGRGYDLILAGFRNIDDMIRREQEQKQALAEALEKSRYASAAKTAFLNNMSHDIRTPMNAIIGFTALASSNADNVPMVQRYLGKIMTSGNHLLSLINDVLDMSRIESGKVKIEEQEVSLPSILHDLRTIVQADVRAKQLDFQIDTLNVVNETIFCDRLRLNQVLLNILSNAMKYTHPGGRVSVRVIQVTPAEDGRATYEFRVRDSGIGMSKEFLKHVFEPFEREQTTTVSGIQGTGLGLAITKNIVDMMGGSIEVESESGKGSEFAVTFTFRVVEEDTADMLLPQYEGTRALVVDDDINTCTSLSKMLSELGMKPDWTTLGKEALVRTEFAREQNEAYGAYFIDWIMADMNGIELTRRLRKTVPPEVPIIILTAYDWTDIEEEGKEAGVTAFCSKPIFLSGLRNVLLSPSQPEEEEHEEPTTPESFAGKRLLLAEDNEMNQEIAQMILENAGFELDIVENGQLAVAKVRDMPAGTYDLILMDVQMPVMDGYAATRAIRGLEDPIRSGIPIIAMTANAFDEDREEAINSGMNGYVAKPIDIKKLMETLDEFLRQR encoded by the coding sequence ATGCTGCACATTCCCCGGCATCACGGCATCTTCCCCGCCCTGGCGCTCGTGCTTATTCTGGCGTGGCCGACGGCCACCGAGCCCGCCACCCCCTCCACATCGAGTGGCCCCAACCGTGAGGTCAAGGCGGGCATCTTCAATTTCGAGGGCTACCACAGCAAGGATGACGAGGGCAACCTGGAAGGCTACGGCATGGACCTTCTGCGCCTGCTCTCGGAATATTCCAACCTCAATTTCACGTTTTCGGGCTATGACAAGTCCTGGCAGGACATGCAGGAGATGCTGAAGAACGGCGACATCGACGTGGTGAGCACGGCCCGGCGCACGCCCGAGCGCGAAAAGATCTTCACGTTTTCCTTGCCCGTGGGCCGCAACCACACCGTGCTCACCCGCAAGCTGCAGAACACCCACCTGCGCGCGGGCGACTACGAGACCTATGACGGCATGAGGATCGGCGCGGTGGCGGGCAGCAGCCAGAACCGCTACCTGCCCGATTTTGCGAAAGACAAGGGCTTCACCTACACGCTCATCGAATACGAATCGCCGTCCGAGCTCTCCGACGCCCTGCAAAAGGGCGACGTGGACGCCATCCTCTCCAGCAATTTGCGCAAGCCCTACAACGAAACCCTGCTCGACATCATCAAGAGCGACAATTTTTACATTATCGCCCGCAAGGAAAACAAGGACATCATCGACGAGATCAACCACGCCATCGACCAGATGAATCTCAACGAGGGCGATTGGCAAAACCGGCTCTATTACCGCCACTACGGGCCGGACCAGCCCGACCAGGTGGAATTTTCGCCGCGCGAGGAGGAATACAGGGCAGCGGTGAAGCAGGGCGACAAGGCCATCACCGCCACGGCCCGGGCCGACAACGCGCCGTACTCCTTTGTGGAGGACGGCGAGCTCAAGGGCGTCATCCCGGAATATTTCGGCCGCGTCATGCAGGTGGCGGGGCTGCCCTATACGCTGGTGGCGCCGACGGCGCCCGGGGAAGCCGGCGAAAACCGCGCCCATGCGCTCGTGATGCTGGACCGGCTGGAGCCCGACCGCATCGGCGAGGACGAGCCCTATCACGGCTTTTCCACCGAGCCCTATCTTGTCACCGGCGTGGCCCGGGTGACGCGCACGGACTTCAATGCCCCCGTGCGCAAGCTGGCGCTGCCCAAAGGCATGCCCTTCGACCTGCCGGACGGCCTGCTGAAAAATGTGGAGACGCGGGAATATCCCACCGCGCAGGAAGCCCTGCGCGCCGTGCAGCGCGGCGAGGCCGACGCGGCCTACGTCTTGCCGCTGACCGCGCAGATGTTCATCAACCGCGACCCCGGCGGCGGCCTCACCTATGCCATCCTCAACGACGGCGGCGCCAATTTCAGCATTTATGTGCCGGCCAGCGCGGACCATGAGCTCGGCACCATCCTCAAGAAAGCCGTCAAGGGCGTGCCGCCGGCCACCCTCAACCAGCTCGGCTCCAACTATGTTTCGTACCGCGCCGGGGACATGAGCCTCTGGCACTATCTCTACGCCAATCCGGGCACCATGTCGGTGGCGGCGTGCATCCTCATGCTCGCGGCCTCGCTCTTCCTCATCATGTGGCTGCGCGGCCGCTGGAACCGGCAGCTGCTCACCACCACCGAGCACGCCAACCAGGAGCTCGCGAGCCAGCTCGCCATCGTGGAGGCGCTCTCCCGCGATTATTCCAACGTGCTCGCCATAGATGCGGACAAGGGGAGCACGGGCATCATCAAGCTCTCGGGCTTCGGGCCCGGGGGCACGGCCGAGAGCCAGGGCGCCGAAAGGCCCTATGCGGAACTGGCCGGGCGCTATATCGACCAGAAGGTCCACCCCGAGGACCGCGACTATCTGCGCGACGCGCTCTCGCTTGAGACCATCCGCAGGCAGCTCGCCGAAAAGGAGGAATACAGCGGCACCTACCGCATCGTCGAGGACGGCGAGACGCAGTATTTCCAGTTCACCTTCGTCAGGCCGCACGAAAACGGCGGCCGCGGCTATGACCTCATCCTCGCGGGCTTCAGGAACATCGACGACATGATCCGCCGCGAGCAGGAGCAGAAGCAGGCCCTCGCCGAAGCGCTCGAAAAGTCCCGCTACGCCAGCGCCGCCAAGACGGCCTTTTTGAACAACATGTCGCACGACATCCGCACGCCCATGAACGCCATCATCGGCTTCACCGCGCTCGCCTCCTCCAATGCGGACAACGTGCCCATGGTGCAGCGCTATCTGGGCAAGATCATGACCTCGGGCAACCACCTCCTGAGCCTGATCAACGACGTGCTCGACATGAGCCGCATCGAGAGCGGCAAGGTCAAGATCGAGGAGCAGGAGGTGAGCCTGCCCTCCATCCTCCACGACCTGCGCACCATCGTGCAGGCGGACGTGCGCGCAAAGCAGCTCGACTTCCAGATCGACACGCTCAACGTGGTCAACGAGACCATCTTCTGCGACCGGCTGCGCCTCAACCAGGTGCTGCTCAACATCCTGAGCAACGCCATGAAGTACACCCACCCCGGGGGCCGGGTGAGCGTGCGCGTCATCCAGGTCACGCCGGCGGAGGACGGCAGGGCCACCTACGAGTTCCGCGTGCGCGACAGCGGCATCGGCATGAGCAAGGAGTTCCTGAAGCATGTCTTCGAGCCCTTCGAGCGCGAGCAGACCACCACGGTGAGCGGCATCCAGGGCACGGGCCTCGGGCTCGCCATCACCAAGAACATCGTGGACATGATGGGCGGCTCCATCGAGGTGGAGAGCGAGAGCGGCAAGGGCTCGGAATTCGCCGTGACCTTCACCTTCCGCGTGGTGGAGGAGGACACGGCCGACATGCTCCTGCCGCAATATGAGGGCACGCGCGCGCTGGTGGTGGACGACGACATCAACACCTGCACCAGCCTCTCCAAGATGCTCTCCGAGCTCGGCATGAAGCCCGACTGGACCACCCTCGGCAAGGAGGCCCTCGTGCGCACCGAGTTCGCGCGCGAGCAGAACGAGGCCTACGGCGCCTATTTCATCGACTGGATCATGGCGGACATGAACGGCATCGAGCTCACGCGCCGCCTGCGCAAGACCGTGCCCCCCGAGGTGCCGATCATCATTCTCACGGCCTATGACTGGACGGACATCGAGGAGGAGGGCAAAGAGGCCGGCGTCACGGCCTTCTGCTCCAAGCCCATCTTCCTTTCGGGCTTGCGCAATGTGCTGCTCTCCCCGTCGCAGCCTGAAGAAGAGGAGCACGAAGAGCCCACGACGCCGGAAAGTTTCGCCGGCAAGCGCCTCTTGCTCGCCGAAGACAACGAGATGAACCAGGAGATCGCGCAGATGATCCTGGAAAACGCGGGCTTTGAGCTCGACATCGTGGAAAACGGCCAGCTCGCCGTGGCCAAGGTGCGCGACATGCCCGCCGGCACCTACGACCTCATCCTCATGGACGTGCAGATGCCGGTCATGGACGGCTATGCGGCCACCCGGGCCATCCGCGGCCTGGAGGACCCCATCCGTTCCGGCATCCCCATCATCGCCATGACGGCCAACGCCTTTGACGAAGACCGCGAGGAGGCCATCAATTCGGGCATGAACGGCTATGTGGCCAAGCCCATCGACATCAAGAAGCTCATGGAGACGCTGGACGAGTTTTTGCGGCAGCGCTGA